A single Anopheles maculipalpis chromosome 3RL, idAnoMacuDA_375_x, whole genome shotgun sequence DNA region contains:
- the LOC126565071 gene encoding uncharacterized protein LOC126565071 encodes MADIEELEEFVSQIAKPERTIKCVPDGIRFEQFATACDLPGAPDETKKALQFPVLKLREITLKDDETATHIATILQHLTGKLPSFVTLEQYAWLARTTVAAQLLKELPTKVANLVRKLSIGVEGIELADHSPPVVHVVAKSLIEDIPLTGGNLLHVIKTLAIANCPLLYYTGVALVFAGLDTIVQLDCKAPELYCVQGVNEFLRRLEIFNLQYLQQQSNNLQTIYQLLKLLSLYQNMVIMRHVGKSLEELSEEHNGYAESLHVTNAQIRTFRQWLDNASAIVQPFGKDQEKDFLILADLLQVDMIPLFDDLSHDEDIV; translated from the exons ATGGCAGATATAGAGGAGTTGGAAGAATTTGTGTCGCAAATCGCAAAACCTGAACGAACTATTAAGTGTGTTCCGGATGGCATTCGTTTCGAACAGTTTGCCACCGCCTGTGATCTACCGGGTGCACCTGATGAGACGAAAAAAGCGTTACAATTTCCTGTGTTAAAGCTTCGAGAAATTACATTGAAGGACGATGAGACAGCCACGCACATTGCGACCATTTTACAGCACCTGACGGGTAAATTACCTAGCTTTGTAACGCTAGAACAGTACGCTTGGTTAGCTAGAACGACGGTTGCTGCACAACTGCTGAAAGAACTGCCGACGAAAGTCGCTAACTTAGTGAGGAAGCTAAGCATCGGTGTAGAAGGAATAGAGCTAGCTGATCATTCTCCACCTGTT GTCCACGTCGTTGCGAAGAGTTTGATAGAGGACATCCCTCTCACCGGTGGGAATCTACTGCATGTGATCAAAACGCTTGCAATCGCAAACTGTCCCTTATTGTACTATACAGGAGTGGCACTTGTATTTGCTGGACTCGACACAATAGTCCAACTCGATTGCAAGGCTCCGGAATTATATTGCGTACAGGGAGTGAATGAATTCCTTCGGCGTTTGGAAATATTCAATCTACAGTATCTGCAGCAACAGAGCAACAATCTGCAGACCATCTACCAGCTATTGAAGCTACTTAGTCTGTATCAGAACATGGTTATTATGCGCCATGTGGGAAAATCGCTTGAAGAACTAAGCGAAGAGCATAACGGTTACGCTGAATCACTTCACGTAACGAACGCGCAGATAAGAACGTTTCGTCAATGGTTAGATAATGCGAGCGCGATAGTGCAACCGTTCGGGAAGGATCAGGAAAAGGATTTTCTGATT CTAGCGGATTTGTTGCAAGTGGATATGATTCCTTTATTCGATGATTTGAGCCACGATGAGGATATCGTCTAA